One Paenibacillus sp. FSL H7-0737 DNA segment encodes these proteins:
- the lspA gene encoding signal peptidase II, whose translation MVYYLIALIVFLVDQGTKYLIATRLELGEQIPVIGNFFLITSHRNRGAAFGILQGQQWFFFLVTVVVVAGIVWYLNKTRHSRKMLSVALGLVLGGAIGNFLDRMISGEVVDFLLFNFGSYSFPIFNVADSCIVIGVGLILLDSFRDLKNGEEITEIKEVKEAKEVKEGNE comes from the coding sequence GTGGTGTACTATTTGATTGCTCTTATTGTATTTTTGGTGGATCAGGGAACGAAGTATCTCATTGCCACACGTCTGGAGCTTGGGGAACAGATTCCGGTGATCGGGAATTTCTTCCTAATTACCTCACATCGTAATCGCGGGGCTGCTTTTGGGATTCTACAAGGTCAGCAATGGTTCTTCTTTTTAGTTACGGTTGTAGTGGTTGCAGGTATCGTTTGGTACTTGAACAAAACTAGACATTCGCGGAAAATGCTATCGGTCGCCCTTGGACTTGTTCTGGGTGGAGCGATAGGTAACTTCCTAGACCGGATGATCAGTGGTGAGGTTGTCGATTTCCTTCTATTTAATTTTGGAAGCTATAGCTTCCCGATTTTTAACGTTGCGGATTCATGTATCGTCATTGGGGTTGGGTTGATTCTTTTGGACTCCTTCCGCGATCTTAAGAATGGTGAAGAAATCACGGAAATCAAAGAAGTAAAAGAAGCAAAGGAAGTAAAAGAAGGGAATGAATGA
- a CDS encoding TraR/DksA C4-type zinc finger protein, with protein MTHLTVQQLSELRARLEKDRDTIQHRLQNNENYGLQESMRDGTGELSENDNHPGDAATDLYNRSMDISLLERDEHELDDIEAALNAMDEGTYGICKASGKPIPFERLSAIPSTLYCKEHAPRQNAPFTRPIEEEFLSPPFGRTSLDEREDQNGFDGEDAWQIVESYGNSDSPAMAEGSNIDSYNDMEIEADELEGCVEPWENFIATDITGNNVVVVPGRSYERYKDSGEGSYMLDPLEGEE; from the coding sequence ATGACGCACCTGACAGTACAGCAGCTCTCAGAGCTACGCGCCCGATTAGAAAAAGACCGTGATACTATTCAGCACAGGCTTCAGAATAATGAAAATTACGGCTTACAGGAATCCATGCGGGATGGCACCGGAGAACTTTCCGAGAATGACAACCATCCAGGCGATGCAGCCACCGATTTGTATAATCGCTCCATGGATATTTCACTGCTAGAGCGGGACGAGCATGAGCTGGATGATATTGAAGCTGCTCTCAACGCTATGGATGAAGGGACCTATGGGATATGTAAGGCTAGCGGTAAACCGATCCCTTTTGAGCGTCTATCCGCTATTCCCTCCACGCTTTATTGTAAAGAGCACGCCCCACGTCAAAATGCACCTTTTACTCGGCCCATTGAAGAAGAATTTTTGTCTCCTCCATTTGGGCGTACGAGTCTCGATGAACGAGAGGATCAAAACGGCTTTGACGGTGAGGATGCCTGGCAGATTGTAGAAAGCTATGGAAACTCCGATTCCCCCGCCATGGCGGAAGGCAGCAACATTGACTCCTATAATGACATGGAGATTGAAGCCGATGAGCTTGAAGGCTGCGTAGAGCCTTGGGAGAACTTTATCGCCACCGATATTACAGGCAACAATGTAGTTGTAGTACCGGGACGTAGCTACGAGCGTTATAAGGATAGTGGCGAGGGAAGTTACATGCTTGATCCGCTCGAAGGCGAGGAGTAA
- a CDS encoding DUF5665 domain-containing protein, with product MEEKMNTMYRLTFEWAHILEKSRIYQYTELLYSPWTLIWKNILYGAARGVGIALGFTFFAATIIYVLQVLGALNLPIIGDYIADIVRIVQRQLEFK from the coding sequence CTGGAAGAAAAAATGAATACAATGTATCGATTAACCTTTGAATGGGCCCATATCTTAGAGAAATCACGAATTTATCAGTATACGGAGCTGTTATATTCACCTTGGACTCTAATTTGGAAAAATATTTTATATGGAGCGGCTCGTGGAGTAGGGATTGCGCTAGGCTTTACTTTTTTTGCGGCAACGATCATCTATGTTCTTCAGGTACTTGGAGCATTGAATCTACCGATCATCGGAGATTATATTGCGGATATTGTACGAATTGTTCAACGTCAGCTGGAATTCAAATAG
- the ileS gene encoding isoleucine--tRNA ligase, whose translation MQKVDVKEKARARDVRILKKWSDENTFRKSMENREGRPNYVFYEGPPTANGAPHIGHVLGRVIKDFIGRYQTMKGYRVVRKAGWDTHGLPVELGVQKKLGISGKQEIEEYGVEKFIQECKDSVFGYEKQWREFTEGIGYWTDLDNPYVTLNNTYIESVWNILATVHEKGLLYRGHRVSPYCPSCQTTLSSHEVAQGYKTVKDLSATAKFKLDDSGDYVLAWTTTPWTLPAHMALAMNPDMDYVRVQQEDGIYIVAKNLVEEVMKGEHTVLSTHKGSDFIGKTYAPPFGYIKAEKSNVIVGASFVTDSSGTGIVHMAPAHGEDDYKTCRENGISFVNVVDNSGKYTDVVSDFAGRFVKDCDLDIVKALSEKGLLYGKEKYEHSYPFCWRCDTPLLYYATDSWFINTTAIKDQLIANNNSVDWYPDHVREGRFGKFLDELVDWNISRNRYWGTPLNVWVCQETGKEFAPHSIEELRAMAIGDVPEDIELHKPFVDKIKLRSPFSEGAEMVRTPEVIDVWFDSGSMPFAQSHYPFENEDKLNDQYPADMICEGIDQTRGWFYSLLAVSTLFKGKAPYKAVIAHGHILDENGQKMSKSKGNVIDPWDIMNDYGTDAFRWAILSDSAPWNNKRFSRGLVGETKSKVVDTLVNTHAFLTLYAGIDGYDPADHPFKVSEHKLDRWILSRLNSLILLVDKGLAVNDFVNTSKGIENFIDELSNWYIRRSRDRFWGSGLGEDKLDAYRTLTHVLLKTASLMAPFTPMLSEDIFTNLGGGESVHLADYPVADESLIDKELEEDMESARQIVELARNVRNETGIKNRQPLSELIVSMNRDFHLAEYEEIIKDEINIKNIVLETSDSGFVDFTLKLNLKVAGKKYGKNVGFLQGFLKALDSDSTRKAVQDGSIAIATPEGEELVITSEELLVEKEAKAGFAAASGYGITVALNTEITPELEQEGWVREIIRAVQDYRKRLDLPIEKRIALTLSVDDELKAAVTAFENVLRDNVLVTTVDFGGEHAFETVDVGGKSIGIHIEV comes from the coding sequence ATGCAAAAAGTAGATGTCAAAGAAAAAGCGCGGGCAAGAGATGTCCGCATACTCAAGAAATGGAGCGACGAAAATACGTTCCGTAAATCGATGGAGAATCGTGAAGGACGTCCGAACTATGTATTTTACGAAGGTCCTCCAACAGCGAACGGTGCACCGCATATCGGGCACGTGCTGGGCCGTGTAATCAAGGATTTCATCGGTCGTTACCAAACGATGAAAGGTTACCGCGTGGTACGTAAAGCGGGCTGGGATACACACGGTTTGCCAGTAGAACTAGGCGTACAAAAGAAGCTTGGCATCTCCGGCAAACAAGAGATCGAGGAATATGGCGTAGAAAAATTCATTCAGGAATGTAAAGACAGCGTCTTCGGTTATGAGAAGCAATGGCGCGAGTTTACAGAGGGTATCGGATACTGGACGGATCTAGATAATCCTTACGTAACTTTGAATAACACGTATATCGAGAGCGTGTGGAACATCTTGGCTACTGTGCATGAGAAAGGGTTGCTCTACCGCGGACACCGCGTTAGTCCTTACTGCCCAAGCTGTCAGACTACCCTAAGCTCCCATGAAGTAGCCCAAGGCTACAAGACTGTCAAGGATCTCAGTGCGACTGCAAAGTTTAAACTGGATGACAGTGGAGACTACGTACTAGCTTGGACGACTACACCTTGGACGCTGCCAGCACATATGGCGCTAGCCATGAACCCTGACATGGATTATGTACGTGTACAACAAGAAGACGGTATCTACATTGTTGCCAAAAATTTGGTGGAGGAAGTAATGAAAGGCGAGCACACAGTCCTTTCTACACATAAAGGTTCCGATTTTATCGGTAAAACTTACGCTCCTCCATTCGGATACATCAAGGCAGAGAAAAGCAATGTCATCGTAGGTGCTTCCTTCGTTACAGATTCCAGTGGTACAGGGATCGTACACATGGCACCAGCGCATGGTGAAGATGACTACAAGACTTGCCGCGAGAACGGCATCAGCTTCGTGAACGTGGTTGATAATTCCGGTAAGTATACGGATGTAGTATCCGATTTTGCTGGACGCTTCGTGAAAGATTGCGATTTGGATATCGTTAAAGCTTTGTCTGAAAAAGGACTGCTTTACGGTAAAGAAAAATACGAGCACAGCTATCCGTTCTGCTGGCGTTGTGATACACCACTCTTGTACTACGCAACAGACAGCTGGTTCATCAACACTACAGCGATCAAAGATCAGCTGATTGCTAACAACAACAGTGTAGATTGGTATCCTGATCATGTACGTGAAGGCCGTTTCGGGAAGTTCCTGGATGAACTGGTGGACTGGAATATCAGCCGTAATCGTTACTGGGGCACACCGCTTAATGTTTGGGTATGTCAAGAAACGGGCAAAGAGTTCGCTCCACACAGCATTGAAGAACTGAGAGCGATGGCGATTGGCGATGTACCTGAGGATATCGAGCTGCATAAGCCTTTTGTAGATAAGATCAAGCTACGCAGTCCTTTCAGCGAAGGGGCAGAGATGGTTCGCACACCAGAAGTTATCGATGTTTGGTTCGATAGTGGTTCGATGCCATTTGCGCAAAGTCATTATCCATTTGAGAACGAGGATAAGCTGAATGATCAATATCCAGCGGATATGATCTGTGAAGGGATCGACCAGACACGTGGATGGTTCTACAGCTTACTAGCTGTATCTACCTTGTTTAAAGGTAAAGCTCCATATAAAGCTGTTATTGCTCACGGTCATATCCTTGATGAGAATGGTCAGAAAATGTCAAAATCAAAAGGCAATGTTATTGATCCTTGGGATATCATGAACGATTACGGCACGGATGCTTTCCGTTGGGCGATTCTATCCGATAGTGCACCGTGGAATAACAAACGTTTCTCTCGTGGTCTTGTAGGGGAAACCAAATCGAAAGTTGTAGATACACTGGTGAATACGCATGCGTTCTTGACGCTTTATGCAGGCATCGATGGTTATGATCCTGCTGATCATCCTTTTAAAGTATCAGAACATAAGCTGGACCGCTGGATTTTGTCCCGTCTGAACAGCTTGATTCTTTTGGTAGACAAAGGACTTGCAGTAAATGACTTCGTGAATACATCCAAAGGTATTGAGAACTTTATAGATGAGCTGAGCAACTGGTATATCCGTCGTTCCCGTGACCGTTTCTGGGGTAGTGGTCTAGGTGAAGATAAGCTGGATGCTTACCGTACACTGACCCATGTGCTTTTGAAGACAGCGTCTTTGATGGCTCCATTTACACCGATGTTGTCTGAAGATATCTTCACGAATCTTGGCGGTGGAGAAAGTGTGCATTTAGCAGATTATCCGGTTGCTGATGAGAGCTTGATCGATAAAGAGCTGGAAGAGGATATGGAAAGTGCGAGACAAATCGTTGAGCTGGCGCGTAATGTGCGTAACGAAACAGGCATTAAGAATCGTCAACCGCTGTCTGAGCTGATCGTTTCGATGAACCGTGACTTCCATTTGGCTGAGTATGAAGAGATCATCAAAGACGAGATCAACATCAAAAACATCGTGCTAGAGACTAGCGATAGTGGATTTGTTGACTTCACACTCAAGCTGAATCTTAAAGTTGCCGGTAAAAAATACGGTAAAAACGTCGGCTTCCTGCAAGGCTTCCTAAAAGCTTTGGACAGTGACTCTACCCGCAAAGCAGTGCAAGATGGCTCAATCGCGATTGCGACGCCAGAGGGAGAAGAACTGGTGATCACTTCTGAAGAGCTACTCGTTGAAAAAGAAGCTAAAGCAGGTTTCGCCGCAGCTTCCGGATATGGAATTACGGTTGCGCTCAATACCGAAATCACACCTGAGCTTGAACAAGAAGGCTGGGTTCGTGAGATCATTCGTGCGGTTCAAGATTACCGTAAACGTTTGGATCTGCCGATCGAGAAACGGATCGCACTCACGCTGAGTGTAGACGATGAGCTTAAAGCAGCAGTTACAGCCTTTGAGAATGTATTGCGAGACAATGTACTTGTGACTACGGTTGATTTTGGCGGAGAACACGCTTTTGAAACGGTAGATGTCGGTGGTAAATCCATCGGTATCCATATAGAAGTGTAA
- a CDS encoding DivIVA domain-containing protein yields MPLTPLDIHNKEFSRRLRGYDEDEVNEFLDQVIKDYESVIRENKELQNQLLSIQERLDHFVNIEESLSKTILVAQEAADDVKNNSKKESQLIIKEAEKNADRIINEALSKSRKVAIETEELRKQASIYRTRFRTLVEAQLELLSQDDWNALESREASENVTFKDDVLHRI; encoded by the coding sequence ATGCCATTAACACCGCTCGATATACATAACAAGGAGTTCTCTCGGAGACTTCGCGGTTATGATGAGGACGAGGTCAACGAATTTCTGGATCAAGTAATTAAGGATTACGAAAGTGTCATCCGTGAGAACAAAGAGCTGCAGAATCAGCTTTTGTCCATTCAAGAGCGTTTAGATCATTTTGTGAATATTGAAGAGAGTTTATCGAAAACGATCTTAGTCGCTCAGGAAGCGGCGGATGATGTGAAGAACAACTCCAAGAAGGAATCGCAGCTCATTATCAAGGAAGCGGAAAAGAACGCGGATCGGATTATTAACGAAGCGTTATCCAAATCCCGTAAGGTTGCTATTGAGACTGAAGAATTGCGTAAGCAAGCTTCGATCTATCGCACTCGTTTCCGCACATTGGTGGAAGCACAGCTCGAGCTGTTGTCACAGGATGACTGGAATGCCTTGGAGAGTCGTGAGGCAAGCGAGAACGTAACCTTTAAGGATGATGTTCTACATCGTATCTAA
- a CDS encoding YlmH family RNA-binding protein — MKTEVYGHFHPDERQFVDKAWEWVTHAGEYHETKLTEFLDPRQGFILQSLVNRHPDVIVRWEGGHPEAERKRALIAPDYRDLDHEDMELSVLAITSGEQKFLALEHGDYMGSILGLGVKRGKIGDIHVLDDGCHVVVAADIADYLDMNLTGVHRIQVSTEVLPLSALRNSEVKLEMMDLTVASLRLDGIAADVTRLSRSKILAPIKAGRVRVNWKVEEDPSCGLKDGDMVSIQGFGRFKVLEVGSLTKKGRYRVQVGKFV, encoded by the coding sequence ATGAAGACAGAAGTTTACGGGCATTTTCATCCCGATGAAAGACAATTTGTGGACAAGGCTTGGGAATGGGTTACCCATGCTGGAGAATATCATGAGACGAAACTGACCGAATTTCTAGATCCGCGCCAAGGATTTATTCTGCAAAGTCTCGTCAATCGACATCCAGATGTTATCGTTAGATGGGAAGGCGGCCACCCTGAGGCAGAGCGGAAGCGAGCACTCATTGCGCCTGATTACCGTGATCTGGATCATGAGGACATGGAGCTGAGCGTTCTTGCGATAACCTCTGGTGAGCAAAAGTTTCTGGCGTTAGAGCATGGGGACTACATGGGCTCTATTCTGGGTCTTGGAGTAAAACGTGGAAAAATCGGTGATATTCATGTTCTGGACGATGGTTGTCATGTGGTAGTAGCTGCAGATATTGCAGATTATTTAGACATGAATTTAACTGGAGTACACCGAATACAGGTGAGCACGGAGGTATTGCCACTTTCTGCCTTGCGTAATAGTGAGGTGAAGCTGGAAATGATGGATTTGACTGTAGCGTCCCTACGATTGGATGGCATAGCCGCAGATGTAACACGGCTTAGCCGAAGCAAAATTCTTGCTCCCATCAAGGCTGGGCGCGTTCGGGTAAATTGGAAAGTGGAAGAAGACCCTTCCTGCGGACTTAAAGATGGTGACATGGTATCTATTCAAGGATTTGGTCGATTCAAGGTTCTAGAGGTTGGTAGTTTGACGAAAAAGGGCCGATACCGTGTTCAGGTTGGTAAATTTGTGTGA
- a CDS encoding YggT family protein, with translation MLFNIYFYMIIFYVLMSWLPNVRENFIGELLSKLVEPYLTPFRRFIPPLFGTLDISPIIALFVLEFAAGGLKSILHLIF, from the coding sequence ATGCTGTTTAATATTTATTTTTACATGATTATTTTCTACGTACTGATGTCGTGGTTACCAAACGTTCGTGAGAACTTTATCGGAGAACTGCTGAGCAAGCTTGTTGAGCCGTATTTGACACCATTTCGTCGGTTTATTCCGCCACTCTTTGGTACGCTTGATATTTCCCCGATCATTGCACTATTCGTCTTGGAATTTGCGGCAGGTGGACTCAAATCCATTTTGCACTTAATTTTTTAG
- a CDS encoding cell division protein SepF, with protein MSVMNRFMSFLGLQEEEEVVEREQIHEEDEYEPAPVETRKNQRGNVVSIHSQKNVKVVLYEPRSYDEAQEIADHLRSHRTVVINLQRVRNDQAMRIIDFLSGTVYALGGGISKIGGNIFMCTPDTVEIQGAITEILGDDPDYNRMR; from the coding sequence ATGAGCGTTATGAACCGATTTATGAGTTTTTTGGGCTTGCAGGAGGAAGAAGAAGTTGTGGAGCGGGAGCAAATCCACGAAGAGGATGAGTATGAGCCAGCCCCTGTCGAAACCCGCAAAAATCAAAGGGGCAACGTTGTCAGTATCCATTCGCAGAAGAATGTAAAAGTTGTACTTTATGAGCCACGTTCGTACGATGAGGCTCAGGAAATTGCGGACCATCTCCGTTCTCACCGGACGGTAGTGATCAATCTTCAGCGTGTCCGTAATGATCAGGCAATGAGAATTATTGATTTTTTAAGTGGAACCGTTTATGCCCTTGGGGGAGGAATCTCTAAAATTGGGGGCAATATATTTATGTGCACGCCAGATACCGTTGAAATTCAAGGTGCCATTACGGAAATCCTAGGTGACGATCCAGACTATAACAGAATGAGGTGA
- a CDS encoding YggS family pyridoxal phosphate-dependent enzyme, with protein MALTLQERIAEVEERVARACAASGRDRNDVKVIAVTKYVSLEMVSSVLEAGLEHIAESRWQDAEHKWKVLGDQGTWHFIGHLQTNKVKDVIGKFQYIHSLDRISLAQELHKKAIAADQEVNVFLQVNISGEDTKFGLSPEAVPGFLREIASLDRVKVIGLMTMAPLEGDPELTRPVFRGLRELRDELNQLALTPEPITELSMGMSNDFEVAIQEGATWVRLGTVLVGH; from the coding sequence TTGGCTTTAACACTGCAGGAGAGAATTGCTGAGGTAGAGGAACGTGTAGCACGTGCCTGCGCGGCAAGCGGCCGGGATCGAAATGACGTCAAGGTAATTGCAGTGACGAAATATGTTTCTCTGGAAATGGTGTCCTCCGTATTGGAGGCAGGCCTGGAGCATATTGCCGAGAGTCGCTGGCAGGATGCTGAGCACAAATGGAAGGTTTTAGGGGACCAAGGGACATGGCATTTTATCGGGCATTTGCAGACCAATAAGGTTAAAGACGTTATTGGCAAGTTTCAATATATACACTCTTTGGACCGGATATCTCTGGCGCAAGAATTACACAAAAAGGCGATTGCCGCAGATCAAGAAGTGAATGTCTTTCTTCAAGTAAACATCTCTGGAGAAGATACGAAATTTGGTCTGTCGCCTGAGGCGGTACCTGGATTTTTGCGTGAAATTGCTAGTCTAGACCGTGTAAAAGTAATTGGACTAATGACGATGGCACCTTTAGAAGGTGATCCGGAGCTTACCCGCCCTGTATTTCGCGGACTTCGTGAGCTGCGCGATGAGCTCAATCAACTTGCTTTGACACCTGAACCGATTACGGAGTTATCAATGGGAATGTCGAATGATTTTGAAGTGGCGATACAGGAAGGAGCCACCTGGGTACGCCTAGGTACGGTGTTAGTAGGCCATTAG
- the pgeF gene encoding peptidoglycan editing factor PgeF, whose protein sequence is MEPFVQGKETLMLLHLEPWRVKHKEITAGFTGRQGGASKKPYDSLNCAFHVGDAPEDVLTNRRALTKALDFKPEAWTCGEQTHGAEIAVVREADRGRGQKDRTSAFLATDGLLTDVPGVLLTSFYADCVPLYFYDPVHQVVGLAHAGWKGTVAQIAAAMVSKMETIYGSHAQDIIAAIGPSIGDCCYEVDDYVMEHVHRLEGDLSKPTETASTVELYRTSDTDENKYMLNLKEMNRRIMIKAGILPTHIECTSWCTSCNQDLFFSYRKEDGVTGRMTSWIGIKES, encoded by the coding sequence ATGGAACCGTTTGTGCAGGGGAAGGAAACACTTATGCTGCTCCATCTGGAGCCTTGGCGTGTGAAGCATAAAGAAATTACAGCAGGTTTTACGGGTAGACAGGGAGGGGCTAGCAAAAAGCCTTATGACAGCCTGAATTGTGCATTTCATGTTGGGGATGCTCCGGAAGATGTCTTAACGAATCGTAGGGCGCTTACGAAAGCTCTTGATTTCAAACCGGAAGCTTGGACCTGTGGAGAACAAACCCATGGAGCAGAAATAGCAGTGGTAAGGGAAGCCGATCGTGGGCGGGGTCAAAAGGATAGAACCTCGGCATTTCTGGCAACCGATGGTTTGCTTACAGATGTACCGGGAGTTTTGCTGACTTCTTTTTATGCGGATTGTGTACCCCTTTATTTTTATGATCCTGTGCACCAAGTCGTCGGTCTTGCCCATGCTGGCTGGAAGGGAACTGTGGCCCAGATTGCAGCCGCTATGGTGAGTAAAATGGAGACCATTTACGGAAGCCATGCGCAGGACATTATTGCAGCGATCGGACCATCCATTGGTGACTGCTGTTATGAGGTGGACGATTATGTGATGGAGCATGTTCATCGACTGGAAGGTGATCTGAGTAAACCAACAGAAACAGCCAGTACTGTGGAGCTGTACAGAACATCTGACACAGATGAGAACAAATACATGCTAAACTTGAAAGAAATGAATCGACGCATTATGATTAAAGCAGGAATATTGCCGACTCATATCGAATGTACATCTTGGTGTACAAGCTGTAATCAAGATTTGTTCTTTTCTTATCGTAAAGAAGATGGGGTTACAGGCAGGATGACGAGCTGGATCGGAATAAAGGAGAGTTGA
- a CDS encoding YlmC/YmxH family sporulation protein: MNEDYLGSAKKMKISDFQTKDVINIVDGKRLGQISDLELDLRRGVIDAIVIPGYTRFMGLFGGGTDLIIPWRNIVKIGSDVVLVKIEESRMPHGQDERETMYLERGDRGERRTY; this comes from the coding sequence ATGAACGAGGATTATTTAGGATCAGCCAAAAAAATGAAAATCTCTGATTTTCAGACTAAGGACGTTATTAACATTGTGGACGGCAAGCGGCTGGGCCAAATCAGTGACTTAGAGCTTGATTTACGCCGAGGTGTCATTGATGCAATCGTAATTCCCGGATACACTCGGTTTATGGGGTTGTTCGGAGGCGGAACCGATCTGATTATTCCATGGCGAAATATTGTCAAAATCGGGTCTGATGTAGTGCTTGTGAAGATTGAAGAATCAAGAATGCCTCATGGGCAGGACGAACGAGAAACGATGTATTTGGAACGAGGGGACCGAGGCGAACGGCGCACTTATTAA
- the sigG gene encoding RNA polymerase sporulation sigma factor SigG yields MTRNKVEICGVDTAKLPVLTNVEMRQLFTSLQQQGERSAREKLVNGNLRLVLSVIQRFNNRGEFVDDLFQVGCIGLMKAIDNFDLSQNVKFSTYAVPMIIGEIRRYLRDNNPIRVSRSLRDIAYKALQVRDSLTNQNSREPTIFEISEALGVPKEDVVFALDAIQDPVSLFEPIYHDGGDPIYVMDQISDDKNKDVSWIEEIALREAMRKLGQREKRILSMRFFEGKTQMEVADEIGISQAQVSRLEKSAIQQMQKHVKS; encoded by the coding sequence ATGACCCGAAATAAAGTCGAGATTTGCGGTGTGGATACTGCTAAGCTGCCTGTTCTAACGAATGTGGAAATGCGGCAACTGTTCACTTCGCTGCAGCAGCAGGGCGAGCGATCCGCCAGAGAGAAATTGGTAAATGGTAATCTTAGGCTCGTTCTAAGTGTTATCCAGAGGTTCAATAATAGGGGAGAATTTGTTGACGATTTGTTCCAGGTGGGCTGCATCGGTCTGATGAAAGCCATCGATAATTTCGATTTATCACAAAACGTTAAGTTCTCCACATATGCGGTTCCGATGATTATTGGTGAGATCCGCCGTTACTTGCGTGATAACAATCCGATTCGAGTATCGCGTTCACTCAGAGACATTGCTTATAAGGCGCTGCAGGTACGCGATAGTCTGACCAATCAGAATTCGCGGGAACCGACGATATTCGAAATCTCTGAAGCACTTGGCGTACCGAAGGAAGATGTAGTCTTTGCCCTTGATGCTATTCAGGATCCAGTGTCCTTATTCGAACCGATCTATCATGACGGTGGCGATCCTATTTATGTAATGGACCAGATTAGCGATGATAAGAATAAGGATGTGTCGTGGATCGAAGAAATCGCCTTACGTGAAGCGATGCGTAAGTTAGGTCAAAGGGAGAAACGAATTTTATCCATGCGGTTTTTCGAAGGGAAAACACAGATGGAGGTCGCAGATGAGATTGGTATCTCACAGGCACAAGTCTCACGTCTAGAGAAATCTGCGATTCAGCAAATGCAAAAGCATGTGAAGTCTTAA
- the sigE gene encoding RNA polymerase sporulation sigma factor SigE, giving the protein MMVKWKIALQLQYYRMLFLLGLKSQEIYYIGGSEALPPPLTREEEEYLLQRLSSGDAAVRAMLIERNLRLVVYIARKFENTGINIEDLVSIGAIGLIKAVNTFDPEKKIKLATYASRCIENEILMYLRRNSKTRSEVSFDEPLNIDWDGNELLLSDVLGTENDTIYRNIEEQVDRKLLQKALEKLSERERLIMELRFGLRGGEEKTQKDVADLLGISQSYISRLEKRIIKRLRKEFNKMV; this is encoded by the coding sequence ATAATGGTCAAATGGAAAATTGCTCTGCAGCTGCAATATTACCGCATGCTGTTTCTACTGGGGCTGAAGAGTCAGGAAATCTATTATATCGGCGGGAGCGAGGCTCTACCTCCACCGCTGACACGGGAAGAAGAAGAGTATCTGCTTCAGCGGCTATCTAGCGGCGATGCTGCTGTTCGTGCGATGCTGATTGAGCGTAACCTGCGCCTCGTAGTGTATATCGCTCGTAAATTTGAGAATACCGGAATCAATATTGAAGACCTGGTTTCGATAGGGGCTATCGGATTAATTAAGGCGGTTAACACTTTTGATCCCGAGAAAAAAATAAAACTAGCAACATATGCATCACGTTGCATAGAGAATGAAATTTTGATGTATTTGCGGCGTAATAGCAAGACACGGAGTGAGGTTTCTTTTGATGAGCCTCTTAATATCGATTGGGATGGTAATGAGTTGCTGCTCTCAGATGTTTTAGGGACGGAAAATGATACCATCTATCGGAACATTGAAGAACAGGTCGATCGTAAGCTGCTGCAAAAGGCGCTGGAAAAGCTGAGCGAACGGGAAAGACTCATTATGGAGCTGCGTTTCGGACTGCGTGGGGGCGAAGAAAAGACGCAAAAAGATGTGGCGGATCTGCTCGGAATTTCCCAATCCTACATTTCTCGTCTGGAGAAACGAATTATTAAGCGGCTGCGTAAGGAGTTTAACAAGATGGTGTAA